A region of Natrinema sp. CBA1119 DNA encodes the following proteins:
- a CDS encoding CARDB domain-containing protein — MLFVTVTLLLAVLALVGSGLGIAADGSDTASLNETNTSERNVSDHVVSPGATTSVTVSFKFQEARQVTLVETFTPEFGNVTIVDTGGATLSGVNNANDELFVDWGEVKTATVTYEVTVPDDAADGDTFTLNSGKMSDVTIEPAVIEVDTDPAFFDVAELTPGETSIDSGDSVNVSATVTNTGGTTDTQAVNLTLDGEVVASQSVTLEPGETQSVTFMAALGDRDAGSYEYAVASADEAATVTLTVGNPTADLDRTISESTLTPGATTTVTVDVTQNTSSGLFLAESFTPAFADVTIVDDGGADFKGVNNANDEVFADWGDVKSTTLTYKVTIPKDATAGDEYTIQSASSSDYALGTDTITISDAEPASFAVEAFDAPGSVPQEENITVNATVTNVGGMNGTETVEYRLGGDVVATETVTLAPNETVTVTFEAAATTDRPGAVTHGVWIAEESHTQTLTVKHSRATYAGDNGEIGLRGVSNASTDWNDGHIDLSLLRDIIGHWRTDTPVR; from the coding sequence ATGCTCTTCGTGACGGTGACACTACTGCTGGCCGTGTTAGCACTCGTCGGTTCCGGCCTTGGAATTGCCGCCGACGGGAGTGATACTGCGTCACTAAACGAGACGAACACGAGCGAGCGGAATGTGTCTGACCACGTCGTCTCACCAGGCGCCACAACGTCTGTAACTGTCTCTTTCAAGTTCCAGGAAGCTCGCCAAGTGACGCTTGTTGAAACGTTTACTCCGGAATTCGGGAATGTGACCATTGTCGATACTGGTGGCGCCACCCTTTCTGGGGTGAACAATGCCAACGATGAACTATTCGTTGACTGGGGCGAGGTCAAGACAGCGACCGTCACATACGAAGTCACAGTGCCAGACGATGCAGCAGATGGTGATACCTTCACTCTCAACAGTGGCAAGATGAGCGATGTGACGATCGAGCCAGCAGTGATCGAGGTCGACACGGACCCGGCATTCTTCGACGTGGCAGAGTTAACGCCTGGTGAGACGAGCATTGACTCTGGTGACTCGGTTAATGTATCAGCTACAGTGACAAACACTGGAGGGACAACAGACACGCAGGCTGTCAACCTAACGCTCGATGGGGAGGTTGTTGCGTCCCAGTCGGTCACGCTCGAGCCAGGCGAGACGCAGTCAGTCACGTTCATGGCCGCACTGGGGGACCGTGATGCCGGCAGCTATGAGTATGCTGTTGCCTCAGCGGATGAGGCAGCTACGGTAACGCTCACTGTTGGCAACCCCACTGCTGACCTTGACCGAACGATCAGCGAGTCGACGCTCACTCCTGGCGCAACCACAACAGTGACTGTCGACGTGACGCAGAACACGTCGTCTGGATTGTTCCTTGCCGAATCCTTCACACCAGCGTTTGCTGATGTGACCATTGTTGATGACGGTGGTGCCGACTTCAAGGGCGTGAACAATGCCAACGATGAAGTATTTGCTGACTGGGGTGACGTCAAGTCAACGACCCTCACATATAAAGTGACGATCCCGAAGGATGCGACGGCCGGTGATGAATACACCATCCAAAGCGCATCTTCAAGCGACTACGCTCTCGGGACCGATACCATCACCATTAGTGATGCTGAGCCTGCGAGTTTCGCTGTTGAAGCGTTCGATGCCCCAGGCAGTGTGCCCCAAGAAGAGAACATCACGGTGAATGCCACAGTCACGAACGTTGGTGGCATGAATGGAACGGAAACCGTCGAATACCGACTTGGCGGTGATGTCGTTGCGACTGAGACGGTCACGCTCGCCCCGAATGAGACAGTGACCGTCACCTTCGAAGCAGCGGCAACAACCGACCGGCCAGGGGCTGTTACCCATGGAGTCTGGATCGCCGAGGAGAGTCATACACAGACACTCACTGTGAAGCACAGCCGTGCAACGTATGCCGGCGA